The genomic region CCTCGATCTTAATGATCTCCTGAATCAACGCGATCAATCCGAGTTCCCTTCCTTCGTGAAGGGTTTTAGTAATCAGTTCCATATTGTATTGTTTCGTATTTAAGGAATCCTTCATACGATTTTCGATCAACCCGTCCGAGAACAGCAGAAGTCTGGAACCGGTAGGAAACGCGACCGTCTTCGATGCGATTTCCAAGGATTCGAACAAGCCGAGAATCGGTCCCGTCTTTTGCAATAAGGAAGGAAATTCTCCCGGCAACTGAAGAATCTGATCGGGATGTCCCGCCGATGCGTATGTGAATTCTTCCCTTTCCACGTCTATGTCGCCGATCATACACGGGAAAATACTTTCCAAAGAATCGAATTTTTTCAAGAACCGAAAGTTCAATTCCTTGAGAATCTGCGCGGGGTTTTCCAGATTCTTCAGTTCTTCGTATTCCGTCTTTAAGGCCATCGTCATCAAAGAAGCCTGAACCCCGTGACCGACCGCGTCCGCGATCACAACTCTCACCTTTCCGGGAAGAATTTCGGAAACGTCCAAAAAGTCGCCTCCCACTTTTTCAAGTGGCATGTATTCGTAATGAAAGCGGATGCCGGATATACTTCGATCCAGAGGCGTAAGAATTTTTCTCTGCACGTTCTGCGCGATTTCCAACTCGCGGTTGATCTGGATAATGTTATCGTTCAACACGCGGGTTCGATCTTCGATCTTTTGAACGAGTTGTTCCTTCATCTCGAAAAGTTCGAGATTGGAAGTTCTTAAGTTCAAAGCAAGCTCGCGGGTCTCCGCGAATTTTCTGGATCGTTCGGATGCGAGAAGAAGCGATTGTAGAAATACGAAAAACACGAGCGCGTAATGGGAAGTCTGAATACTTCCGGTTTTCAAAACGCGCGCATAGAATAAATCCACGAGCACCGCGATAAAAAGAATTCCCGAGCCGTAGAGAATGTAAGTGTAATTTCTTTCCTTATCGAAATCGATCTTTAGAATCGTGTAGAACAGATAAAAAATCGTCGCGAGAATAAAGTAGTGATAGATCGATATGTTCTGGTTGTTGAACTGCATATCCCCGAACAAAGTCACGATGGAGAAAAGAATCGAAAAGATCACACCCGCGTTGATGAACTTCCGATTCACGTAAGGCGCAAAAACGGAACTGAAAAACAGAAGAAAAAACGGTACGCTTATGGACAAGGTAAGATGATTGATCTTATTGATCCACGACCAGGGGATCTGCGGAAAAAATAACATTACGATTTTTGAATTTATAATCGAAGTTCTAAGACAGATTACGAGGCTGTACATTCCGAAATAAAGCGGAGAAACGCTGCTTCTTAGATAAAGATATTGGAATATATGATAGATTCCCATAATCAGAAGACTGCTGAAGGAGAATATATCGAAGAACAAAGTGATCGCTCTGGAAACTCCCGCGGAATCGGAAGGACCGATCGAAATCGGAAGAAGAACTCCGGGCATCGTGGATGAGTAATTGGAAACGAAAATTTCGACTTGGATCTCGTCCTCGTCCGCAAAGAATAAAAAATCCCTCGGTTCGATTCTCGGGATCGTCGTATCCGCGCTGATTCCGGGGATTCCGCATTCTCCGATCAATTGCCCGTTGATCTTTACTCGATACGCGGAAGCGACCGCGCCCAAGGAGACGGAAAGAATTTTCTTTTTCCAAACATCCGGAAGAAAGACCTTCAGACGATAGGTCGCGTAACCGAACTTCGGATAAGCTTGGTGGCTTTTGGATTCGTTCGTCCAAGAACCTGGAACTCCGATAAAACCTTTGGAATGATTTTCGACTCCGTCGTCCGGTTCTTGCAACCAGTTGAATTCCCATTCTCCGTTGAGTTTGGTCATTCCGAAGTCGGGATCTTGAATTCCTCGGAGATCGATTTTGCCTTGATAGGCTCTGAGACCGTCCCCCGCGTTCCAAGGGGAGGAAATCATGACTAAAATGATAAGCGCGAACGGACCGATTAAGAAAAAGAATATTTTTGAAAATTGCATCTCGAATCCGAATCCGTTCTGATTTAAAATCGTAATTCAATTGAGGGTCGTCAATTGCATATAACAACTGACGTAAGATTAAACTTAAAAAAATTACATATGACTGGATCTTTTTGGTTTTTTCAAAGAATCTTACTTAAAAAAAGGATAACGCATTGAAAAAAGATAAAAATTCTTTCCAAACCGATACAAACCGGCCGGAATCCGCGGTTTCTTTGAGGAACGAACTTATTTCCAAACCGGGTCGTAAACAAAAGAGCGTCGGTTTGGCCCTAGGAAGCGGTTCCGCAAGAGGATGGTCGCATATCGGCGTTATTCGTGTTTTGGAATCCTACGGTTGGAAACCGGATATTATCTGCGGAACCTCCATCGGTTCCCTCGTCGGTGCGTTTTACGCCGCCGATAAACTGGATCGATTGGAAGAATGGGTTCAGACCTTGGAATGGAAGGACATTCTCGGGTTTATGGACATCTCTTTTGGAGGAGGTCTTCTCGGTGGAAAGAAATTATTCGACTTCTTCGAAAAGGAATTTAAAGATCTTAACTTCGAACACCTAACGAAAAAATACGGAGCGGTTGCTACAGACATAGACAACGGTTCCGAAATCTGGCTTCGCGAAGGTTCCGTTCCGGAAGCGGTTCGCGCTTCGATTTCTTTGCCGGGAATTTTTTCTCCCGTCAAACGGGACGATCGTTGGCTCGTCGACGGAGGCCTTGTCAATCCCGTGCCTGTTTCTCTTTGTAAGGCGATGGGAGCCGAGTTCGTAATCGCCGTCGATTTAAACCAAGACTTGTTGGATCGAAAAGAATCGAACGAAGAATCCAATCCGAAAGAAAACAGTCGCAAGTCCTTTCTCTCTCATTTTTGGGGAAAGGATTTGGAGGAGAATCTCCGCAAAGAAAAGGATGAAAAACCGGGAATGATCGAAGTCATGTCCAAGAGCATCAACGTTATGCAGATTCGGATCACTCGAAGTAGAATGGCCGGCGATCCGCCGGATGTGATGATCGCTCCGAGACTGAGAAACATCGGTCTTATGGAATTTCATCGCGCCAAAGAATGTATCGAAGAAGGAAAAAGAGCGACGGAACTGATCTCCGGATATTTGGAAAAACCGTATTGAACCTTTTTCTGGATTGCGCTTATCAAAACGATTCCGGATTCTTTTCCGCATGGGGAAAATCGAATCGTCGACGATTGTCGATCTTCGCAAAGTTCCGAACCGCTCGAAAAAGAAAAACAGGACTCGAGATAAAAACATGAAC from Leptospira kmetyi serovar Malaysia str. Bejo-Iso9 harbors:
- a CDS encoding SpoIIE family protein phosphatase yields the protein MQFSKIFFFLIGPFALIILVMISSPWNAGDGLRAYQGKIDLRGIQDPDFGMTKLNGEWEFNWLQEPDDGVENHSKGFIGVPGSWTNESKSHQAYPKFGYATYRLKVFLPDVWKKKILSVSLGAVASAYRVKINGQLIGECGIPGISADTTIPRIEPRDFLFFADEDEIQVEIFVSNYSSTMPGVLLPISIGPSDSAGVSRAITLFFDIFSFSSLLIMGIYHIFQYLYLRSSVSPLYFGMYSLVICLRTSIINSKIVMLFFPQIPWSWINKINHLTLSISVPFFLLFFSSVFAPYVNRKFINAGVIFSILFSIVTLFGDMQFNNQNISIYHYFILATIFYLFYTILKIDFDKERNYTYILYGSGILFIAVLVDLFYARVLKTGSIQTSHYALVFFVFLQSLLLASERSRKFAETRELALNLRTSNLELFEMKEQLVQKIEDRTRVLNDNIIQINRELEIAQNVQRKILTPLDRSISGIRFHYEYMPLEKVGGDFLDVSEILPGKVRVVIADAVGHGVQASLMTMALKTEYEELKNLENPAQILKELNFRFLKKFDSLESIFPCMIGDIDVEREEFTYASAGHPDQILQLPGEFPSLLQKTGPILGLFESLEIASKTVAFPTGSRLLLFSDGLIENRMKDSLNTKQYNMELITKTLHEGRELGLIALIQEIIKIEELTRGENPRYDDITVIAVESYSTKKV
- the rssA gene encoding patatin-like phospholipase RssA → MKKDKNSFQTDTNRPESAVSLRNELISKPGRKQKSVGLALGSGSARGWSHIGVIRVLESYGWKPDIICGTSIGSLVGAFYAADKLDRLEEWVQTLEWKDILGFMDISFGGGLLGGKKLFDFFEKEFKDLNFEHLTKKYGAVATDIDNGSEIWLREGSVPEAVRASISLPGIFSPVKRDDRWLVDGGLVNPVPVSLCKAMGAEFVIAVDLNQDLLDRKESNEESNPKENSRKSFLSHFWGKDLEENLRKEKDEKPGMIEVMSKSINVMQIRITRSRMAGDPPDVMIAPRLRNIGLMEFHRAKECIEEGKRATELISGYLEKPY